DNA sequence from the Spodoptera frugiperda isolate SF20-4 chromosome 15, AGI-APGP_CSIRO_Sfru_2.0, whole genome shotgun sequence genome:
gccttttatccccgaaggggtaagcagaggtgcatattactgcatataatgctgctatacacacactttttatgtcataaagggtgagcctattgccatctaCTGGGGACACTTTCAGGCttcgtgctaatactgagatttttttcgaaaagccgaaaaaaacccagtaatattttgaccgtcccgggaatcgaacccgtatCCCCtcgtccggtagtcgcacttgcgaccactcggtcaacgaggcagtcaaaatacTGTAGATAAATAGTTATCTACAGAACTTTTAGGTATAGACCtacagtaaatataaaatcaatattgatTTATATCAACGTCAAAGTTATCAAAATTCTCTACTAAAGTACATATTGGATTTAACTACTGTATAATCTCAATGCCTACATGGTGGCACACATGTAAATTACACGATGTCATATCATGTATCAAGTACAAGGCTGAATGTAATGGATGAACAGTTCTAGAAATACATTACAATTTACCTATTAGTAACATTGATCATACAAAGGTAATAATtgtgactaaaaataaattcaatgcacaggtttatattaggtacttaataaataaaatatatattaaaatgaattgaTGTTCGTTCGTCTCGTTAAAACCAGAGAACGGTTCGATCGATTTGGCTAactttggtcttgaattatttgtagatgtctagggaaggtttaaagagtgagaaaaaaatatttgcggCGTAACTGCATGTAGGCACATGTGTGCGTTTATTTTAGCAATATACCTATCAAAGCAAAGCACCTATTTAGAAGAAATATTACATAGCACTCACCAAGATCCTATCGAAAGCTGAAGGTGATCCTCCACGCTGTACATGACCCAGCACAGTGATACGCGTGTCCTGCTGCAGATTGTCCACCACAACTTTCTTCACCAGCTCCGCCGTGATAGGCTTACCTTCGCGGTCAATAGCACCCTCAGCTACAATGATAATGTTCAGACGCTGGCCAGATTTCCTTTCCTATATCATCAAAGAAACCATTAAAAAAACTCAATTTAAATATAGAACACCAAAACATATAACATGTAAAAGTAAAGATACTAATCACACACACAAAGaaagcaatttaaaaagttaagcaTGCATTAGTATTATGATTAGATAGGTATTTAAGAAGTAAGAACATGATGGTTGTGAGTAGGTAAGTGAAGGAGTTCTAAATGTGCCATATATCATAGAATTTAGAAGCTGATAGCTGatagataaagaaaatattacaaatagccGAAGCACCTCCTTAATCAAAAgttaattgaaacaaattactttttcaGTCACTCTAAATGGCTAGGTATTAATCAATGTCGATTAGTCAATCAAGAATCTACAGATAAATAGTAAAGCTGCAAGAAAattgtagtttaatttatattggttttacTGTTGCAatgaattaaatgtaaattcattaaatctcaattttttttactgtgtatctcattgttttgttataagtacctattttgcAAATGTATTGCTAAAATGTTAGTGTACTGACAAGACTTCACGTAGTCAAATTACTTTTGACCTCTGGTTGATCTTGTACAATCATTCACCTTTGTGAACATAGTTACATCATGTCCGTTTTAGTAGTGTAATAATGACGCAAATATACTTCTCAGAATATTTTTATCCAATCCATACTATAATACTTCTGCATACCTGAGCCAATCTTTTGCAAAGCTTTTCAACCCAATTATTGGGAACAGGGTCCTCAGGAATGAATACTTGATCTGCCTCGCTCGCCAGAGCGGCCACTAATGCCAGATAACTGCAACAACCAGTGCCCGAAATGGTTCATGCAAATGCTCCCAAGTTATACTTAACAAATGATGGAAATATGAAATATCTTTTGGAATTTCAAAACATGTAATTGTTTTGCCAATGGATCTGCCAATTCATATTGATGAATGATAAGACCTTCATGATATAAAGTGATCCTGCTCCCGtagacaaataaattaagtcCTTGCCTCAGCTATTTTTGCACACAATTTTTTATCCCAATTGTTAGGCGCTGGGTCTTCGcaaataaaactataagtaGCGTCCGTACATAGTGCCGTGTAAACTGCAAGAAAACTAAAGGGATATTTGAATTATAGGAAAATAGTTAATGTAATGTTGTCGAGGACATTCTAATTGATGTGCGGAAAGGACTGAAAGGTGGAGCCACAGCTTGCCTGTTCTAATTTATCACAAAGTTTATCTCTCCAGTCAACAGATGGTGGAGCTTCTGGGATAAACACAAAATCCGCTTCAGATGCCAAAGAAGTGACCACAGCAAGGTATCTAGTGAATAAACAACCATTAGAATACTGTAAAGTGATATGAAATTGGCACACATCCATTAGATCTGGTATAACTGTTGAGACAATAAGCATTTACCTCCGATCCaatgatacaaaaatatatgtttattttgattacaTGATACACAGTAAATATCTGTAGTAGTAGAACACTGAGAAGAATTAAAAGAACATCTTACCCACAATGTCTGCCCATGACTTCCATAATAAATGTTCTCTGATGGGAGTATGCAGTGCTTACAATAGCATCAATAGCTTCGATGATGCGGTGCAAGGCTGAGTCTGTGCCTATTGTCATGTCTGTACCACAGAAGTCATTGTCAATGGAACCCACCTACAACATTAGGAAAAATTTATTCATCCACCaatgtgtataataaaataaaatagaaaaatgttgatattagttttatctattctAATTTGTCCTACCAGTgtttatcaatcaatcaatagggtaataaaacatacaaagtaATGTAGATTAGATATTCACCATTCCAGCAATGTGCAAGTACTTGTATTTCTCTCTCTGGTCTTTGGTAATCTTATTGTTGGCAAGTAGTTCATCGAGCAGGCTCGACCATTCCTCACGGAACAAATTGGCACCAGTCAAGGAACCATCACCACCAATCACCACCAAGTTGGTGATACCACGAGTTACTAAGTTGTAGGCAGCTTTAAGACGGCCTTCTCGCTTTCTAAACCAAATAATTtactatttcataattattactttattttattggtatactaattaataaaactttaaatgcctattttcagtaatatatagaataaattaaaaaagctaaTTAATTGTATGTTAATACTGAAGGGgtaataataacaatgatattagtaaataaataaaacctacatGAACTCCATGCATCGAGCTGATCCAATAATAGTGCCACCTTTATGAATGATTGAACTGACAGAAGACCAGTTTGCCTCCTCAATGTTATCACCTCCGTCGACCATCCCTTGATATCCTTCCCGAATAAAGTATACCTTGCAGCCAAGGTAAATACCCATTCGCACTACTGAACGCACTGCAGCGTTCATACCCTGGGAGTCACCACCGCTGGTGAACACTGCCAGGCCCTTCCCCTTGTGGGACCCGCGCCCAATAAATCTCTGGGTCGTAGCAGCTTCCatcgtttttaattttacaatttaaccCGAcacctacaaaataataataaagtcgtTTTTACTGATATTACATAACACAACACATGTATTTTATCACTATTCGTATCTTAACACTTCACTAAATATACAATGTTTTTTACCGGTAGCAAAATTAATATCTACGTACCgaaaaaaatttaacaaaatcacaaaattcAAAATCTGAACTTCACCAAGGTGACCTTTGAATGACATGACAAGCAAATGTCATTGCTCTGGAGATGTTGAGATTTGAGATAGAGATGGAACCAATCATTGCGATAAATCTTTAATGAATCTAATCGAAATTGTGTAAATGTAacgagaaaataattatttcaatattcagtaggaaaaataatgttattaatttaatgaaacactGAGGACACTTCACGAACGTGTAAACGTAAGATTACttttttggttaaaaatatgtttagaatTTAGTTTTCCCAGTACGAAattcatacaatattatttttggagCCAATACCGAAGggtaaaaaaacttataataatacatcAAAAATGTTCAAATACAAAATCGGCTTTtccatcaaaaacaaaaatcgcCTAAATCGTAATTAATCGATAACTAATTCATCGAACTTTCTCGCACTCTATTTTCAATCTCCCACAGAGCTTGGAATGGAGAACAGATTACCTACAAAAATACCTACAGCATTTACaggaagaaaagaaaaataatacaaaacgtTTTTCTAAAAGTGCATAAATCCGAGTTGTTATTGTTATCACAGTGCAAAGTGGTTTGTTTTCTATCAAACAAGTACGAGATTAGTATTCTACGTTATTCAATAAACAGGGACTCGCATTTGGGACCTTTTATGAATTGTGATCAATTTTACAGTGTATTCCGTCATCCCTATTCCATCACAAATCTAGCAAGCGTACAAAACAATACGAGTAACAAAATGTCTGCGGAATCAGATATGGAATATTCAGACAACGACGGAGACGACTATGATTACTATGGAGAACAAGATGACTGTGACATGGAGGCTGTGGACCGAACTAAATCGGACCCTGAGTATTTCTTATACACTTGTTTAAGAGTTGAGGAAGTGGAGAAATTGTTAAACGAGTCTATAGAGTTGCTCAGTAATAGCCTTCAAATCACGCCTTCACTGGCCAAGGTTCGTCTTCCGATGTTGTTGTTGATTGTAAATGTTGATATAAGCGTTGTGTATCATTGTAATGACGGTTCTAACTTGGTGTGTTTGTAGGTAACGCTCCATGCATACGAGTGGAATGCTCAAgagattataaataagtataaggAGAATGCAAATGAGGTTTTGGTGTATAGTCGTGTCAAGTCGCGTTCGCCAGTTCTGCAGGCGAGCACGAGTCGCTCCAGTTGCGCTGTGTGTGCCAACACACCTCCTATGCACAAATACAGTGCCCTGGCTTGTGGGCATTACTTTTGCAATGACTGCTGGGCTATGCACTTTGAAGTACAAATTATGCAAGGTAATTACACCTGATTTTGCTCTTCCAcacaatttttatgttttataatgcCCTTGTTACAACCTATTTACTAGTTTTGTGTGATTTAAAGTCAGATTACATTCAAATGGTACTTATTCATTCCAGTCCAATTAGATGTAATAGTTAGTATTCTAATTATCATTATGCCATCCTCCATACTGCTGTGTATGCTACAAAATAATTTGGccattatatttatacaaaatgttatgtttttatacaacTACCTGACTATGCAACAAAAGATCTACTGTTTGAATagagcacaaaaaatttcatccctctctctctctctctctctatcctTTTTTTGTAACTTAAGGATCAATATATAGGCAGTCCAATAAAATGCTGTATCCTGCCCATGAATTTGGTATTTGCTACCTGATGTCCCTTttgcagttttaaaataattttcattctGTCTATAAATGGATATTCTGAATATGTTGAAATTGAAACAAACAATATGTGATTGTGAGAAAAGGCATTTTGTGAATATAGGAAACATATTATTGAAGTCTTTATTTATACTAGTCTACATTTCTCTTCTATGTTCTACAAAGTTATggctaataagcactacctattcctatcactgATGATGACACACATCAATCAATCATTAAACATACTCTAACTTTGTCCTTCAAGGAAAAGCAAAATGAGTTTTGTTACACAAAATTAGTTTGTATGTAGTGTATTGAATCAAACTTCTAATTAGTGATATAATATGATGTaactaatgtaaaataaattgtttcctGTTTCAGGAGTTTCAAATACTATTACTTGTATGGCCCAAGATTGTGAACTTCGAGCTCCGGAAGACTTTGTGTTGTCTCATGTTACCAAACCAAATTTGAGGGAAAGATACCAGCAGTTTATGTTTAAGGATCATGTGAAATCACACCCAGAACTTAGATTTTGCCCAGGCCCTAATTGTCAGGTTAGTATATTAAATGCATAGTAGTTGCacttagtttatattataattatacacataAGGAACTTCTGTCTGATGGATTTAACTGTATCATGCATGGGTACAATAAGTCCTCTTTATGAGTCAATtcaatatagtttattttatgaatagataatttttattgtcaatAGTATACATACTCCAATAGATTAGATTGAGTCAAGTTCTTGGTAGACCTTTTTCCTGATTGAATTTTTGTCATCAATTGACTTCCGTCCCTCATTTgtacacaatatattattacaaaatgtaattatgtatattgttctAGTGGATATTTCGTGCATGGACTCGCGAAGGCGCCCGCCGTGTGGAATGTCAGGGGTGTGAGTTATTAACATGCTTTTCATGTGGAGCTCCCCATCATGCACCAACCGACTGCCCCACTATCCGCCGCTGGTTAACAAAATGCGCTGATGATTCTGAAACTGCCAACTACATTAGTGCACATACTAAGGTATAACAAAAATTACTTGTGTTCCTTATCTACTTGTAACTTGATAAAGAAAGTCGTAAATTGGTTACCATTAACTAGATAAATTCAGTAAAACATAacatatttgtgtattttaatcTTGTCAATTTTGGTTACAGGATTGTCCTAAGTGTCAgatttgtatagaaaaaaatggGGGCTGCAATCATATGCAGTGTGGCGCATGTAGACACGATTTCTGTTGGGTCTGTTTGGGAGACTGGAAATCGCATGGGTCTGAGTATTATGAATGTAGTCGTTATAAAGAGGACCCCAACATGTCTTCTGATAGCCAACATGCTCAAGTAAGCATTTGCATTAAGGATCTGTATATATCTTCatctaaaacattataataaggAATCATAATATTGTGCTTATCACTTATTCATGTATCTCTTAATTTTAGGCTAGAGAAGCTTTAAAGAAGTATTTGCATTACTATGAAAGATGGGAAAATCATGCTCGATCTCTTAAATTGGAAGAACAAACTTTAGCTAGTTTGAAAAGTCGCATCAATCAAAAGGTCAGTTTAAAGTATTCCAATTACTTTTTGTAAGCAAACTTATTAGAGTTAtagttttttaaaatgttatatttgatACCATACTGTCTGTTTAGGTAATGGCTGGAGAAGGTACTTGGATTGATTGGCAATACCTTTGGGATTCTGCGAAGTTATTAAAGCGCTGTCGATACACTTTGCAATATACATATCCATTCGCTTATTACATGGATAACGGGCCGCGCAAAGAATTATTTGAATATCagcaagtaagtataaatgaactttcaactaaaataattatttttaggatGATCTGTATATAATTTACTGACTATGTGTGAATTTTGTTACAGGCACAATTGGAGGCTGAAATTGAAAACTTATCTTGGAAAGTAGAAAGGGCAGAAACGACTGATAGAGGTGACCTAGAGAACCAAATGGACATTGCCGAAAAAAGACGTACCACATTATTAAAAGATTTCTTGGAATTCCATACCACTACCGCATCTAGCAGCAAAGTATAAATATCTTCAAGAtttgtcataaataaatataactatattgcgacaaacatttgtataatatttgtgAAAGCTAGAATCTTTTTGTTCTGCcaaagtatatttattaacatGACTTTGCAATAAAAATAGGAATATTATATGGTTGTGtatttatttcgtctaaacattataattataacactcTCATAACACCCACCTCtgtttttactaaataaagCATTGAAATAAGGATTCAATGTTTTTAAGGAACTCGCATTGATTTATATCTGACGATATTGTGACGGTATTAagtctaataattatttaaatcaaataaatacgCGTTCAGGAATTTCGTAAATTTTACTTAATAAGGGATGAAATTGggattgaaattttaaatttgttataagtaggtaggtataatcaACTTCCACGCGAGCGACGCCCTAGGAAATAACCAGTATGTATCGTATCatcatttatgtttataaaagcaTGTTGCAATGTTGATGATATTAATGTGTGAATAGTgcgctttattattttttttatttgttgatgaGGCTACTTATTAGATACAACATTGAAAGCTTTCTCTACCATTTGTTTTTAGttgactttaattaaaattaaatgtttatcgattagtgaaaataaaaaaaatattattaaaaatcgaCTAAAACTCATAATATCGATATTCATCTGTATTTATTCGTTTGCTTCATAAAACTCTAGCATGGCACGGACTAGCAATACTCAAAGTATATTTTCGGAACCCTAGGGCTCCCTTGCAAATTTTTTGTAAGGGCTCCAATGCTCCATGTGAATACTAGTAATCTAtacttctaatttttttaactacatagattttaattcaaacacatttaaataaaatgtttttttaaactaactacaataatggaaaatgtaatataaatataagtagattaaatagtaataaaaactatgactaaaaatttttgttaaaatgcTTTACTTTCTGGAAtaactggttcgaattgaatcaTTCTTTTTGCGTTGAATTGTCCATTAATCGAGAAAAGCTATAgcttacattatattataaaagatcATACTATGTATAATgaaaataagctgaacagcgcgtgAAACCGCGTGGTAGTAACTAAAAATACAGCTTTGTGTATTTCAACTCCATTTTGATCAAACCTCATGGGTTTTTTCaacaataagaataaaaatcagTTCTATACAgcccatttttttttcttataatacacaaatatggtacacataataaaataacagattATTGATTCAGGTTCTTGATATTTTGTTACGACTGCTCATTAGTTTGTTActtttatgtaaatttaatttaactaagatttttataacaatttatatcAGTCCCGTAGTCACCActactattattttgttttaaataaatctgtaaataataattttgatgttgGCAATATTTAACTAACAGCAATGTGTCTGATTTTTCAATAGATTTACTTATTAATCGAAATGTTGGTAACTGTAGCGTCAGTTATTATGAGGACTATAAATCGCCAATTCTTTACGACaaaatttattcataatttttttttctgcctTTTTCTTCTCGACAGGGCTCCGCCACCATAAACGTTTGAGAGCCGCTGGCTGGACCATAGACAAGATAACAGATTATAGATATACTGTCTATGGGTcctttatataaaagaaaatctaaaCGAAAGCATCAGTCAGTGAAGTAGCCAACAAAATGGCTACCACGAATGATTCGAAGGCGCCTGTGCGCCAAGTAAAAAGAGTACAATTTGGTATATTGTCTCCAGATGAAATCGTAAGTTATGTTTTCAGATCGTTTGTTTACCTACGTATTGGAATATCATCAAATTTCTAGTGTTTTTATGGTGTAATGCATGATTCATATCAACGTGATAAAGTGGCACGCAGTTGATCTTGTACCTGGCAGATGCAATTATTTGCCATAAGTTTCCTCAAGAACATTGTCCTTGTTGATGAAAGTaaacttttaatgttattttaggaTGTATGGATATccaaacaacaatattttattaaaataccgtGTAATTGTTAATGATTGTTgcacaacaataataaaatatactgtcCATATCTGTTGTTTATTCTGTTGTTTCCTTAAACTTTCTTCTAACTTATTTGGTCCTGATAAATACCACGAAGAGATTAAAACTACAATCTTTTTAAAATGGCACCTCAATTGGTGTCTGTTGTGTGTTCAGATTTGACATGGCAGTAGTTTCAACaagaaataagtattttgttcaGAATTTCCCTGCAAGGTCAACTACCATTAAAAGTATTCATAATAGTTCAGAAGGATGCATATAAAGCAGAATGGTTGGACACAAATGGCCATCATAAACAACTGCATAGTGATTGGTTCTTATCTCAAGTTGAATGTAAAGGAGCTTGatgtgaaatttttattttgttatagcGACGGATGTCCGTCACCGAAGGGGGCATTCGGTTCCCCGAAACCATGGAAGGAGGTAGACCCAAGCTTGGTGGACTTATGGATCCTCGACAAGGGGTGATCGACAGGAGTTCCAGATGTCAGACCTGTGCTGGAAATATGACTGAGTGTCCCGGACATTTTGGACACATTGATTTAGCAAAACCAGTATTTCACATAGGATTTATCACAAAAACTATTAAGATTCTCAGATGTGTCTGTTTCTACTGCTCAAAGTTGCTTGTCAGTCCGGTAAGTTAAGGTCCTtggtttgtttagttttaatgttaattacCTGTGATTGAGACTTATTGTTgaatcatttgtgttatagacAAACCCAAAGATAAAAGAAGTTGTAATGAAGTCAAAAGGACAACCTCGTAAGAGATTGACTTATGTATATGACTTGTGTAAAGGCAAGAATATTTGTGAGGGTGGTGAAGATATGGATATTGGGAAGGAGGGTGAAGAGGGCAAAAGAGGCTCAGGGCATGGAGGTTGTGGTCACTACCAGCCGTCTATAAGGAGGCAAGGTTTGGACCTCACAGCAGAGTGGAAACATGCCAATGAAGATACACAGGAAAAGAAGATTATTATCACAGCAGAAAGGGTGTGGGAAATCCTTAAACATATCACAGGTATGTAACTGATATTGTATCATTTAATTACAGGATGTATGTCTTCAGCTATCCAgggtataaatataaacaagacATGAGTACTATAACACAATGAATCCCAACAAAGAACATGTTGGGACTGGTTTTACCAACTAGCTACATAAAATTATCTGAAATAATCTATTGTTATCAATTTCGTGATAAtgaacttttataaaaatataacagtatTGTCTATGTAGCATACAAATATGAGTCTTGAGTACCATttgtaataatgtttacaaaatgttGTACATACTAGTAATTTGTATAAGTATAATTTCAATTTCCTTATACAGAAATATATAGTCTTAAAAGTAAGGAATGGATTGCTAATacaagtttataatatttaattaatataaattacttattgATGCAAAATTTAGTAACATTGCTTCAACTAACTTAACTAATCCACTTAGTCAAGACCCTACCTCCCATTTGTGTAGTGTATTTGAACAAGTCTagttgcttttatttattttgtcatttttttctTGTAGATGAGGAATCATTTATTCTGGGTA
Encoded proteins:
- the LOC118270334 gene encoding potential E3 ubiquitin-protein ligase ariadne-2 isoform X1, which gives rise to MNCDQFYSVFRHPYSITNLASVQNNTSNKMSAESDMEYSDNDGDDYDYYGEQDDCDMEAVDRTKSDPEYFLYTCLRVEEVEKLLNESIELLSNSLQITPSLAKVTLHAYEWNAQEIINKYKENANEVLVYSRVKSRSPVLQASTSRSSCAVCANTPPMHKYSALACGHYFCNDCWAMHFEVQIMQGVSNTITCMAQDCELRAPEDFVLSHVTKPNLRERYQQFMFKDHVKSHPELRFCPGPNCQWIFRAWTREGARRVECQGCELLTCFSCGAPHHAPTDCPTIRRWLTKCADDSETANYISAHTKDCPKCQICIEKNGGCNHMQCGACRHDFCWVCLGDWKSHGSEYYECSRYKEDPNMSSDSQHAQAREALKKYLHYYERWENHARSLKLEEQTLASLKSRINQKVMAGEGTWIDWQYLWDSAKLLKRCRYTLQYTYPFAYYMDNGPRKELFEYQQAQLEAEIENLSWKVERAETTDRGDLENQMDIAEKRRTTLLKDFLEFHTTTASSSKV
- the LOC118270334 gene encoding potential E3 ubiquitin-protein ligase ariadne-2 isoform X2, which codes for MSAESDMEYSDNDGDDYDYYGEQDDCDMEAVDRTKSDPEYFLYTCLRVEEVEKLLNESIELLSNSLQITPSLAKVTLHAYEWNAQEIINKYKENANEVLVYSRVKSRSPVLQASTSRSSCAVCANTPPMHKYSALACGHYFCNDCWAMHFEVQIMQGVSNTITCMAQDCELRAPEDFVLSHVTKPNLRERYQQFMFKDHVKSHPELRFCPGPNCQWIFRAWTREGARRVECQGCELLTCFSCGAPHHAPTDCPTIRRWLTKCADDSETANYISAHTKDCPKCQICIEKNGGCNHMQCGACRHDFCWVCLGDWKSHGSEYYECSRYKEDPNMSSDSQHAQAREALKKYLHYYERWENHARSLKLEEQTLASLKSRINQKVMAGEGTWIDWQYLWDSAKLLKRCRYTLQYTYPFAYYMDNGPRKELFEYQQAQLEAEIENLSWKVERAETTDRGDLENQMDIAEKRRTTLLKDFLEFHTTTASSSKV